The Nisaea sp. genome includes a region encoding these proteins:
- a CDS encoding TerB family tellurite resistance protein, protein MSIWGKIIGGAAGLALGGPIGALLGATAGHAVDRFASSDTPKNEEAATKKIAFTIGVVVLSAKMAKADGVVTRDEIAAFREVFHIPPEEVRNVGRVWDLARHDVEGFEVYAQQIARLFNPGSPVLEELLLSLFHIAKADGVIHQNEIAYLERLSEIFGFDALAFQRMRAVAGDKDAEDPYSVLGIAHGADDAEVKKIYRTLIREHHPDRLIAEGLPEEFVAAATAKMAAINAAYDRIAKQRGMN, encoded by the coding sequence GTGAGTATCTGGGGTAAAATCATTGGCGGCGCGGCCGGTCTTGCGCTCGGCGGGCCAATCGGCGCGTTGCTTGGCGCGACCGCTGGCCATGCCGTGGACCGGTTCGCCAGTTCCGACACGCCAAAAAACGAGGAAGCGGCAACCAAGAAAATCGCCTTTACCATTGGCGTGGTCGTGCTCAGCGCCAAGATGGCGAAGGCGGATGGTGTAGTCACCCGCGACGAGATCGCCGCCTTTCGGGAAGTTTTCCATATCCCCCCCGAAGAGGTCCGCAATGTCGGCCGGGTCTGGGACCTGGCCCGACACGATGTCGAAGGCTTCGAGGTCTATGCCCAGCAGATCGCCCGGCTGTTCAATCCGGGCTCACCCGTTCTCGAAGAGCTGTTGCTCAGCCTCTTCCACATAGCCAAGGCGGATGGTGTCATCCACCAGAATGAGATTGCTTATCTTGAACGTCTCTCCGAGATCTTCGGCTTCGATGCCCTTGCCTTCCAGCGCATGCGCGCCGTCGCCGGCGACAAGGACGCGGAAGATCCCTACAGCGTGCTTGGAATCGCACATGGCGCCGACGACGCAGAGGTCAAAAAAATCTATCGCACCCTGATCCGTGAACATCATCCGGACCGGCTGATCGCCGAAGGTCTCCCGGAGGAGTTCGTCGCTGCCGCGACCGCAAAGATGGCAGCCATCAACGCCGCCTATGACCGTATTGCCAAACAGCGCGGTATGAACTGA
- a CDS encoding ATP-binding cassette domain-containing protein, protein MARASSAPPIVALRNARLTLSERVLFDDVDVTVAKGERICLVGRNGSGKSTLLKCLAGQVDLDQGERFVQPGAKIAYLPQDPPLPKGITIREHVRSGLSVNPGEHPAEYLVDSMLLHLSLDGDRLTDALSGGESRRVALARAMVSEPDVLLLDEPTNHLDLPTIEWLEEELEAFKGGILLISHDRTFLSRLSNRTYWIDRGEVRRNSEGFSAFADWADKVLADEEATQRRVDKQIAEETRWLREGLTARRKRNMGRVRGLLGMRRERAERLKRTGLVNLSVGDAESGGQLVIEANHISKSYTQPDGSEKVLAKDFSTIIKRGDRIGLVGANGAGKTTLLKMLIGQEKPDKGRVRVGFGVETVYFDQYREMLDGDATLWSTLCPGGGDTVFVHGKPKHVVSYLRDFLFEERQARAHVKNLSGGERNRLLLAKLFAGPHNLLVLDEPTNDLDIETLDLLQEVLGEYDGTIILVSHDRDFLDRVVTSIIAVEGDGKIEEFVGGFSDYAAFRKSEAEEAAAPKKRESKPSASQAEKPSQPRAKLSYKDQRALDMLPDTIDKLGTEIEALGNELANPDLFTRDPKRFKAASARLEAAQAELDDAENRWLELEELRETVEKARAS, encoded by the coding sequence ATGGCCCGAGCCTCTTCCGCGCCGCCGATCGTCGCCCTTCGCAACGCCCGGCTCACCCTCAGTGAACGTGTTCTGTTCGACGATGTAGACGTGACCGTGGCCAAGGGCGAGCGCATTTGCCTTGTCGGCCGCAACGGTTCAGGCAAGTCGACCCTGCTGAAATGCCTCGCGGGACAAGTGGATCTCGACCAGGGCGAGCGGTTCGTGCAGCCCGGCGCCAAGATCGCCTACTTGCCGCAGGACCCGCCTCTGCCAAAAGGCATCACCATCCGCGAGCATGTGCGGAGCGGTCTTTCGGTCAATCCAGGCGAGCATCCGGCGGAATATCTGGTCGATTCCATGCTGCTGCATCTCTCCCTCGACGGGGACCGGCTGACCGATGCCCTGTCCGGTGGAGAGTCCCGCCGCGTGGCCCTGGCACGGGCGATGGTGTCCGAGCCCGACGTGCTGCTGCTGGACGAGCCGACAAACCATCTCGACCTGCCGACCATCGAATGGCTGGAAGAGGAACTGGAGGCCTTCAAGGGCGGCATCCTGCTGATCAGCCATGACCGGACCTTCCTCAGCCGGCTGTCGAACCGGACCTACTGGATCGACCGGGGCGAGGTGCGTCGCAATTCCGAAGGCTTTTCAGCATTCGCCGATTGGGCAGACAAGGTGCTGGCGGACGAGGAAGCGACCCAGCGCCGGGTCGACAAACAGATCGCCGAGGAAACCCGGTGGCTGCGCGAAGGGCTTACCGCCCGGCGCAAGCGGAACATGGGCAGGGTCCGTGGTCTGCTCGGCATGCGCCGGGAGCGCGCCGAGCGACTGAAGCGGACGGGTCTGGTCAACCTCAGTGTCGGAGATGCCGAGTCCGGCGGCCAGCTCGTCATTGAAGCGAACCATATTTCAAAGTCCTACACGCAGCCCGACGGCAGCGAGAAGGTCCTGGCGAAAGACTTCTCCACCATCATCAAGCGGGGCGACCGCATCGGCCTGGTTGGCGCCAATGGTGCCGGCAAGACCACGCTGCTGAAAATGCTGATCGGCCAAGAGAAACCGGACAAGGGCCGCGTCCGCGTCGGCTTCGGCGTCGAGACCGTCTATTTCGACCAGTACCGGGAGATGCTGGACGGCGACGCAACCCTCTGGTCGACGCTCTGTCCCGGTGGCGGCGATACAGTGTTCGTCCATGGCAAGCCGAAGCATGTCGTCTCCTATCTCCGCGACTTCCTGTTCGAGGAGCGCCAGGCACGGGCACATGTGAAGAACCTCTCCGGCGGGGAGCGCAACCGGCTGCTGCTGGCGAAGCTGTTCGCCGGACCGCACAACCTGCTGGTGCTCGACGAACCGACCAACGATCTTGATATCGAAACCCTCGATCTGCTGCAGGAAGTGCTCGGCGAATATGACGGCACGATCATCCTCGTCAGCCATGACCGAGACTTTCTCGACCGGGTGGTGACCTCCATCATCGCCGTCGAGGGCGATGGCAAGATCGAGGAATTCGTCGGCGGTTTCAGCGACTACGCGGCGTTCCGGAAATCGGAAGCCGAAGAAGCGGCCGCACCGAAAAAGCGCGAGAGCAAGCCATCGGCGAGCCAGGCCGAAAAACCGTCCCAGCCACGCGCCAAGCTCAGCTACAAGGATCAACGAGCCCTCGACATGCTTCCGGACACGATCGACAAACTCGGAACGGAAATCGAGGCACTCGGGAACGAGCTTGCCAATCCTGACCTCTTCACCCGCGACCCCAAACGGTTCAAGGCCGCGAGCGCGCGACTGGAGGCGGCCCAGGCCGAACTGGACGATGCGGAGAACCGCTGGCTTGAACTCGAAGAACTGCGTGAGACGGTAGAGAAAGCCCGCGCTTCATGA